The sequence below is a genomic window from Armatimonadota bacterium.
CGACCAAGCTGATCAGCGGGCTGATCGACTCCGTACGCGAAACAGTGGCGGAGACGGTGCTTTCGATCGAAAGCACGAGTGCAGAGGCTACGGCGGGATCGGCAAAGAGCCGAATTGCCGGCGAGGCTTTGGCGGGAATCTTGTCGAGCGCGGAGACCGTTGCCACCCGCGCACAAGGGGCGGCAGACTTGACGAAAGAAGCGCGTGTCAACAATGACACGATTGCCCGAGCGGCCAAGGAAAATGCCGTCGTGAGCCAGGAGATGGCTTGTGCGGCGAACAGCGTCGGCGGGGAAGTCTCCTCGGTTGCGGCGATCAGCGAACAGACGGCGGCGGGCGTTGCCCAGCTAACGATGGCGGTTGAGAGCACGAGCGAAGCGGCGCAGGAACTGGCGGGCCTCAGCGAGGAGCTAACAGATTTGATTAATCGGTTTAAGCTGGTGCAAGCGGGGGATGCAGGGCATCTGAAGGCGGCCTAGCGGACCGCCCTCGGTTGACTAGCTTCAACTGGACCCACAATGCCTCGGCTTAATGCCGGGGCAGCCCCGTTTGTCAGCTTCTGGCCGCAAGCTACTAGCCTCTGGAACTACGAGCCATCCGACATTAATACTCAATTTCCTCCCCAACGCTTCGCCTACGGTCTGCTTAGCGACTCCCCCCGGGTAGTAGCGTGGCTAGTGCGCTTTTTCAACATACTGACTCCTTATCGCTTTGTCACCTTGAGCCGAGAGAATTGTGCTTCAGGTTGTTAATGTTTTTAACAATGCTAGCTTAGTTATTCCAATTATTGGCTTTCAGCCAGAACAGGAGGTCCGTTGCCCAGGGGTGGGGGTTGGTATACGGTGCTTTGACGGTGAGGCCGATGCCGTGACCGCCCTTCTGGAAGATGTGGAGTTCGTAGGGGACCTTGTGGTCTCGGAGGGCGTCGGCGAACATCTCTGAGTTCTGCGACGGCACCACTGTGTCCTCGGTCGTACTCCAGATGAAGCAGGGCGGAGTATCTTTGGTGACCTGGCTGGGCAAATCCATAAAGTGCATCAGCTCTTTGGGGGCGTCGGGTCCGATCAGATTATCTCGTGAGCCGGTGTGGCCGTACGGAGCGTTAAAGGTTAGGACGGCGTAGCAAAGCACACCGAAGTCGGGGCGGGCGCTGATTTTGTCGATGTCATCCTTAGCCTCGTAGGCAGGGAAGTCGTAGTGGACACAGGCGGTTCCGGTGAGGTGTCCACCGGCCGAGGAGCCCATGAGTCCCACCGTTTTGAAGCCCATCGAGCGGACAGTGCGGACAGCGCGCTGGGCATCGGCGAGCATGGCGGGGTGGCGGTAGCCAAATTGTCCGAGGCGGTAGCGAAGCACAAACGCGGTGATGCCATGCATGGCAAGGAATTCGGCATAGTCGTGTCCTTCGTGGTCGGCCAGCATGTAGTATCCACCACCGGGGCAGACGACGATGGCGGTGTTGGACTTCTTCTCGGGGAGGAACGGGGTCAGGGTCGGGATGTCGTTCGCGCTCGTGCCCTTGGCGTAGGGGGTGTCTTTCCAGAGCGGGAAAGACTGTCCAGATTGGAGGTCGGATTGGGCCAGGATGAGACTGAGAGCGACGGTGCCAAACATGGCGGGATTTTACACAAGAACAAAGTTGTGATAGAGTGAAATTGTGCTTGTTGCGCGCAAAAGATTGCGTGTCGTGGTTCTCCTTATCTTCGGCGTCGTCGCAACGTTCTTTGTTTCACGTCATCGGGTCCCTCAATTCGTCAAGGACTCAGGCATTTCCATTCAATGGGATTCTAGAGAGCACGCTTTTCGAATGTCGTGTGACGATCAAGACAAACTCCAAGCTGTCTTGAAAAAGGAAGGTTATGACTACGCAGGTTCGGTTGACTGTGCCGATGACGCTGGCATGTACGGATATAACATGTGGGATAAGGGTAGAGATCGAATTGAGGAAGGAGCGTTTTCAGGTGGTCGCGATATGTGTTTCGTACGCTTTTAGTTGTACAGACGAATCCTAGCCTCCGAACACTATGAACTCGTTTCGGCATAGAATTAAGCGGAAGCTATAGGCGATGATCGATAAGAGGGAAAGGCCTGAGTCCCTGCTCTACTTTGGACTCAACTCGTTGTCGATCACACTTTGGTGGCTTTCCCTCTTCCTTTGGCCCAATTCCCGAGAGAACTACTTTGGTTTCGATTACGCCCAACGCTGGCGCTGGGGTTTCGCCTTGCCTGACAACATGAATGCCAGGTCGGTTCATTCGTTATTTGGTAATTCTCAAAGATAGGAGGAATCTCACCCTCTTGGCATGGGCATACCCAGGAATAACGGCTTATGCTTGGGGCACAATGCCAAGATTGAAATTCCGCCTGCCTGATCAGGCAGGCGGAAAACGCTAGACGGCTCTAAGCCGAAAGATCGATGCCGCCCGGGTCGCCGGCGACGTAGATTCGGTCACCCGGCAAGGGGCCGATGGGGGAACCTTTCTGGTCGGCGTCCGAGCCGGAGATACTTCCCGTGCCGGCGGGAAGAATTCGCATTCCGGGAAGTGGATCGGTTTCGGTGCCCTTCTGGTTGGAACCGGAGCCAGCGGGAAGGATTCTCATTCCCGGGAGAGGTCCTGCTGAGGAGCCCTTCTGGTTGGTGCTAGTGGGCGAGATCATGTTCACAAACTCTTTCTTTGCGGTGCCAAGATCGCCAACCTGGAGGGCTTCTCCGATGGTGGACATCGGGTTTGCGTTATTCACTTGGTTGGGAGGAAGCGGTCCTCGGTTGGAGCCGCTCTTCTGAAGTCGCGCGAAGGCGGTGCGGGCGGCGGTCAAATTGTTGTTCTGCAAGGCGTTCGCCAGAGGTCGAAGCGCGAGCGTGTTATCCTTGTCTTGTTGGTTGGAGCCAACGGCCACTAAGCTCGAGATGTTCATTTTCGTCTCCTTTTCGGGCGGGGCGAAGATCGGTAAAAATGCTAGGTCCCGGATTGATTGTCGGTCAATCTATTGAATGTGATTAGGTTTGGCGAAATTTAGCCCTTTGCCGTTGGTGGCGACGGGGCTTCGCCCGGGTCGCCCCGATTCTCGGGACTCCTTGAACTCTAAACGGTGCGGTGCAGATCCAGGGGTCTTCGCTTTGCTACGACGCCCTAAGGGTTGATTAAATACTTGGGTTTTAGTCGGCGCTACGAACTCGACTCTGATCAATTTGTTCAGGGTGAGAATTAGGCAAGAAGTAGGGCCGCTTGCTTCGGCGGAAGGGCGGCCCAGGGTTAGTGCAGGTGATTTAAGCCGAAAGATCGACGGAAAGGCTTCCGGAGAGGTTGACGGCGTTGGTGTTGGTCGAACTGGAGTCGTCCGCCTTGTGGTGGTGATGATGCTGGTGCGCCTGCGACATCTGGGTCTGCATTGACTGGAAAGCCTTTTGCGCGCCCGCGAGGTCGCCCGACTGGAGTGCGGAGCTCAGGGCCGACCAATTCTGATCGTCGGCGTCGTTGTCGTTGCCTTTGGCTCCTTGCTTGGATTGTCGCTTGGCCTGGATGTCGGCAAATGCCTTTTGTGCTCCGGCCAAGTCACCGCTTTTCAGAGCCGATGCGAGCGCCTGGAAAGGTCGCGGCTTCGTCTCTTGCTGAGCGGCGGCGGCTGTTTGTAAGCCCGAAATGTTCATGTTAATTTTCCTTGAAAGGGCAGCGCTTGCTCATTGAGGCGCTCCCAGTGGATTCTTCGGTACTAAAAGTAAATCGGTTTAGATTGAAGTGTAACTAAAGTACTAAATTCTTACACATCAAAAATGGCGGCTCAGTACTCCATTCTTGGGCCGTTTGGATGTATGCTCCCGAGCATCATGGGTTTCAGCCGTCGCGATGTCCTTTCTCGTCTTTCCGCCACTGCCGGAGGGTTT
It includes:
- a CDS encoding prolyl oligopeptidase family serine peptidase; this translates as MFGTVALSLILAQSDLQSGQSFPLWKDTPYAKGTSANDIPTLTPFLPEKKSNTAIVVCPGGGYYMLADHEGHDYAEFLAMHGITAFVLRYRLGQFGYRHPAMLADAQRAVRTVRSMGFKTVGLMGSSAGGHLTGTACVHYDFPAYEAKDDIDKISARPDFGVLCYAVLTFNAPYGHTGSRDNLIGPDAPKELMHFMDLPSQVTKDTPPCFIWSTTEDTVVPSQNSEMFADALRDHKVPYELHIFQKGGHGIGLTVKAPYTNPHPWATDLLFWLKANNWNN